A segment of the Opitutia bacterium genome:
TCGGGCGACACGCACGGGTTCTGCGCGATGCGGAGATTGTTCTGGAGGAGGAACGTGTTGATGGACATGGGGGGCGGGAGTAGTGAGTAGCGGGTAGCGAGTAGGACCGAACGGAGTTTGGCAGGGGTGGCTTTCGCGAATGCTCGCTACTCACTACCCGCTACTCGCTACTGTTTCAGATCGTCATGGCGTGGTAGCCGCCGTCGACGATGAGTTCCTCGCCGGTGATGAACGAGCCGGCGGCGTCGCTGGCGAGGAGGAGCGTCGCGCCGATGAGTTCGCGGGCTTCGCCGAAGCGCTTCATCGGCGTGTGGCCCATGATGTTCGCGACGCGGTCAGGCGTGAGGACCTTGCGGTTTTGCTCGGCGGGGAAAAAGCCCGGGACGAGGACGTTGACGCGCACCTTGGCCGGAGCCCACTCGCGCGCGAGATTGAGCGTGAGGTTGTGCACAGCGCCCTTGGTGGCGGAGTAAGTGAAGACGCGCGACAGCGGCACGACGCCGGACATCGAGCCGAGGTTGATGATCGAGCCACCCTGGCCGCGATCGACGAGGTATTTGCCGAAGACCTGGCAGCCGAGGAAAACGCCCTTGAGGTTCACGCGCACGATGCGATCGAACTCCTCCTCGGTGATGTCGAAGTAAGGCGTGGCGGAGTTCACGCCCGCGCCGTTGACGACGATGTCGATGCGGCCGGAACGGCCGATCACGGCGTCGCGCAAGCCCTCGAGTTCGATCTTGCTGGTGGCTTCGGCGGCGTAGAACCACGCCTTGCCGCCGGCCGCGGCGATCTTGTCGAGACGCGCCTGGGCCTTGTCGATGTTGCGCCCGACGAGGACGACTTCGGCGCCCGCGCCGGCGAGGCCTTCGGCCATCGCGCCGCAGAGTTCGCCGGTGCCGCCGATGACGACGGCAACTTTGCCGTGCAGGCCGAAGAGGGAGGAGAGGTAGTCGTGGTGGTTCATGCGTGAAGAGGAGTGACGACCAAGCGCGAGCGTGGGGTGACGCTCAGGGCTGCAGCTTGGCCTTCCATGATCGGTAGGCCTTCAGAACGGACCGAGGTTGCTCGGAATACCAGCCGTAGCCGTTCCGGCGCTCGAGTTCGATCTCGTTGACATCGTAGTGCACGACCGAGTCACGGCCCATGAACACGGGCCGATCGGTGCCGAGTTCGTAGAACCGCGCCCAAGTGTCCGGCGCGGCGGGATCCCTTTCGGCAAAGCGCTCCATGCCCGTCGCCGTGGGCTTCTCGGTCCAGCGGATGCCGTGCACCGGAGTCTTCTCGAACCAAGCGACGGCTGCGTCGACGGCGCGGACGATTTCCGGCCACGGCCGCGGCAGGCTCATCAGAAAGTTGACGATCGTGGCGCTCTCGCGACTGGCGATGGAGGGAGGCTCGAACTTGCGGGCCCAGGCGGGCGCGAACGTCGTTTCATCGTGCTGCGCGCACCACGCGGTGAGTATCCCGTTCTGCACAATCTGGCACTTGAGAATGCAGTCGACGCCGCGCGCGACGGCAGCGCGGGCTTTCTCGCGGCGCGCGTCATCGACCCATGAAAACGGTTCACTCCCCTCGCCCACCGCGCGCAGGACCTCGAGCACGCGGACCATCGCGTCGTCGTTGAACGTGATGTGGGTGTAGTAGCCTTTGCGCAGCGGGAAATACTGCGGCCAGCCGCCATTCGGATATTGCGCGGCGAGCAGGTAATCGATGCCCCGCTCGGCCGCGGCGCGGTAGCGCGGCTCCTGCGTCGCGACGTAGGAACGGGCGAGGAATTTGATCTGCGTGGTCGTGGCGCCGTTGTCGATTGTCGCGTCGTCGTGCGCGCGCTCTTCGAGTTCCGCCCGCTCGGCGGACGTGAGCGGCTTGGCCATGTCGATGTTCTTGGGCCAGCCGCCTGACGGGTATTGGTAGAGCAGCAGGTTCTCCGCAATCGCGCGGCCCTGCTCGCCGGCGAGCCACTTCGCGTCGCGCGGCAGGCGTTCGGACCATTTCACGGACTCGACCGCGCCGAGCGGCGCGGCGAGCACGAGGCAAAGCGCGAGGAAGCGGAGCGTCATTTAGGCCTCGTCGAGTTTGACGAGTTGGAACTTCGGCACGAGCAGGTGCATGACGACCCACGCGACGATGTAGGCGGTGCCGCACACGACGAACAGGATGCCGTAGCCGACCTCGATCTTGCCGAGGGTCGTGTAGTGCGCGAGCAACAGACCCGCCGCGCGGGCGATGAGGATGCCGCCAATGCCGCCCGCCATGCCGCCGATGCCGGTGACCGACGCCACGGCGCGTTTCGGGAACATGTCGGAGACGGTCGTGAAGATGTTGGCCGACCAGGCTTGGTGCGCCGCGCAGGCGACGCCGATGGTCAGCACCGCGAGCCAGATGTCGATTTCGCCGAGACGGGAGGCGAAGAGCACGGTCAGCGGCCCGAGCGCGAAGATGAACATCGAGAGCTTGCGCGCCTTGTTCAGGTCCATGCCGCCGTTCGCGAAACGTTTCGGCAGCCAGCCGCCGAAGATCGAGCCGACTGTGGAGATCGAGTAGACGACCGCCACGGCCACGGTCCAGCTGATGAAGCCGGGCACTTCAGAGCTCGGGCCGGTGAAGCCGGGATGCGCGGCCTTGAACGCGGTGATCTTGCGCGCGTTTTCCTCGTTCAGGAACGCCGGGAGCCAGAACATGTAGAACCACCAAATCGGATCGGTGAGGAATTTGCCGAAGAAGAACGCCCACGTCTGGCGGAAGCCGAGGAGCTTGAACCAGCTGACCTTCGCGACCGGGGCACCCGCGACGGCAGCCGGGGCGTCGTCCTTGTCGCTGTGGATGTAGTCGTATTCGGCCTGGGTGAGTTGGCCGTTCTTGAGCTTCGCGGCCGGAGAGTCGTAGGTGCGATACCAGAAGAACAGCCAGAGCAGACCGACGGCGCCGGTGAGGATGAACGCCCATTCCCAACCCCACCACTCGGCGATGTAGGGCACGGTGATGGGGGCGACGATCGCACCGACGTTGGCGCCGGAGTTGTAGAGGCCGGTGGCGAGCGCGCGCTCCTTCTTCGGGAACCACTCGGCCATGGTCTTGTTGGCGGCGGGGAAATTGCCCGACTCGGTGAGACCGAGCGCGGCGCGCCAGAAACCGAAGCTCCACGTGTGGTGGCCGAAGGCGTGGCCGATGGCCGCGATGCTCCAGCCGATGAGCGAGTAGGCGTAGCCGGACTTTGTGCCGACCCAGTCGATGAACCGACCGGCGAAGATCATGCCGATCGCGTAGGTGAACTGGAAACAGATCACCACGGTCGAGTAGTTGAGCTCTTGCGCCGCCTTGTCGGCGCCGAAGACGCCGTCGGCGGAGAGGATCGGCTTGAGGAGGCCGAGCACGTTACGGTCGAGGTAGTTGACCGTGGTGGCGAAGAAAACGAGCGCGCAGATCGTCCAGCGATAGCGGCCGATCTGTTGATTAATTTCTTCAAGTCTGCTCATGGGGGTCGGGGGTTGGGGAACAGCGCTCATTTGCTTTCGGGGCTGGGAACGGAGTTGAGGCCCTTCGGCATTTTCTTGGGAGATAGCGTGACGTTGGTGAAGGTAACAGAACCGGCGTGCTCGACGACCTCGGGTTCAGTCAAATCGTTGAACTGGGAGTTCTTCACTCGGATATTCTCGATCACCCCGTTCGGGATGCCGCGGATGTAAAGCGCGCGCGGGCTGGCGGAGCTGGTGATGTTCTCGAGCTGGACGTTGCGGACAATGGGCCGAAAGTCGCCCTTGGCGCCCTCCTCGTAGCGGAAATCGATCGTGAGGACGGCTTCGCCGACGTGGCCGACGCGGATGTTGCGCGCGAAGACGTTTTCGAGCGTGCCGCCGCGCACGGCGTTGTTCTTGAAGCGCAGGGCGCGATCGAGGTTGGGGCTGTCCATCTCGCAGTTCTCCACGAAGATGTTGCGGATGCCGCCGGAGCATTCGGAACCGAGGACCACGCCACCGTGGCCGTCGAGCATCTTGGAGTTGCGGATGACCATGTTCTCGGTCGGCACGCCGACGCGGCGGCCGTCGCCGTTGCGGCCAGACTTGATTGCGATGCAGTCGTCGCCGGTGTCGAACACGCAATCCTCGACGAGGATGTCGCGTGACGACTCGGGGTCGCAGCCGTCGTTGTTCGGGCCGTGTGAGTGGATTTTCACGCCGCGCACGGTGATGTTCTGCGAGAGCACGGGATGGATTTCCCACATCGGCGAACGGATGATCGTGACGCCCTCGATGAGGATGTTCTTGCAGCGGTAAGGCTGAATGAAATTCGGGCGGAGATGATCCTCGGGGCCGAAGACGCGCTCAGCAACGGGGACGTTGGTCTCGCCCATCTTCAGCAGTTTCTCGCGGGCGATGCGCTGACGCGGGGCGACGCCGGGTTCCTTCTTGTTCCATCCCCACCAGTTGTCCCAGTCGGCCTGGCCGTCGAGCGTGCCTTCGCCGGTGATGGCGATGTTCTCCTGCTCCCAGGCGTAGATGAGCGGCGAGACGTTCATCAGCTCCACGCCTTCCCAGCGCGTGAAGACAATGGGGTATTTCTTCGGGTCGGTGAGAAACTTGAGCGTCGCGCCCTTGCTGACGTGGAGGTTGACGTTGCTCTTGAGGTGGATGGCACCGGTGAACCATTCGCCGGCGGGAATCACCACGCGACCGCCGCCCGCGGCGTTGGCGGCGGCGATGGCCTTGGTGATCGCGTCACTGCTGTCGGGCGAGCCAGCAGCGGTGCCAAAATCCGTGATCGGAAAATCCTTCGCGGGGAACGTCGGGGCCTTGATGCGGGCGAGGACGCGCTCGTAGTCATCCCAACCGCGCGCCTGAAATGAAGCAGACGCCGCGGCCGATTTGGTCGCGACCATCTTTTCGACTTCGATGCCGGCGAGGATGAACGGGCCGGTGCCCTTCGCGTCGTTGTCGACGATGGGCTCGCTGATGTAATAGTCGAACGAGCCGTCACGCGGGCGGCCGTTGGCCATCGTGTAACCGAGGCCGGCGCCCTGGCAGATTTGCGTGAGGCGGATGGAGCCGTCGGAGTTGGACTTGATGAGCGTGTCGAGGATGCCTTGGTAGCCCTTGAGGATCGCGGCTTCGTATTTTTCGCGCGGCAGGTAGCCCTTGTTCACGGCTTTCGCGAGCGCGTAGACGAACATCGAGGAGCCGGAACCTTCGAGGTAATTGCCCTGGCGCGTGCCGAGGTTGGTGATCTGCCACCAGACGCCGGTCTTCGGGTCCTGCCAGCGAACGACGCCGTCGGCGAGGCGCTTCAGGATGCCGACGATGTGATCGATCTCCGGCTGGCTGACCGGCATATAGTCGAGCGAGTCGACGATCGCCATCGCATACCATCCGATGGCGCGGCTCCAGAAGTGCGGCGAGTAACCGGTCTGTTTGTCCGCCCAGCTCTGCGCCTTGGCTTCGTCCCACGCGTGCCAGAAAAGGCCGGTCGCGGGATCGTAGCTGTGCGCGTCCATCAGGACGATCTGCTTCGCGACGTCGTCGAAGAGGGCCGGCTCGTTGAACTCCACGGCGTATTGCGCGAGGAACGGCGAGGCCATGTAGAGGCCGTCGAGCCACATCTGGTGCGGATAACGCTTCTTGTGCCAGAAGCCGCCCTCGCTCGTGCGCGGGTGCCGCCGCATCTGGTCGCGCAGCGCCTGCACAGCCTTCACGTAGGCGGGGCTCTTTTCGCCGCGCGCGATGGCGGCGAGGAGCACTTTGCCCGGCGGGATATTGTCGATGTTGTAGTCTTCCTCCTTGTAGCCGGCGATGACGCCGTCGGTGTTGACGTGCGAGGCGACGGCGCGCGTGCCGAATTGCGTGTAGGCCGCGTTGCCCGTCGTGTCGCCGAGGCGAACCAAGCTGAGCGCGAGCACACCGGGCGAATAATCCCAGCGCGCGCGCGGGTTCGAGCCGCCGGCCTCGAGCGCGTTGCCGAGGCGCTTCATCTCGGAATCGGCGAGGCGCTGCGACCACTCGAGCGGCGTGGCGCCGTTGAATTTCTGCGGAGCGTCGGCCGCGAGCGAGCGGGCAACGAGACCGAAAACAACAGCGAGAGCAAACAGGGTGCGGGTGAACTTCATAACAGCAGAGGTGACGGAAGGATTATTGGCCGAGGCGGATCATCTCGCGGCCGGCGAGCAGGAAGGCGCCGACGCCGTAGGGTTCGGTGGAGTTTTCGTCGAAGGTGACCGGCGTGAAACCAACCGGCTGCACATGCGTGAGACGGCCATCGGGCTTCACACACGCGAGGAGCGCGGACCAGGCTTTGCGGACGGTCGGCTCGAACTTGGCGCGATCGAGGATTCCCTCGTTGATGCCCCACGCGATGCCGTAGCAGAAGAAACCGGTGCCGCTGCTTTCCTGCATCGGGTAGCTCTGCGGATCGAGCATGCTCGCGCGCCAGTAGCCGTCGGGGTTTTGCAACGCGGCGATGCGCTCGGACATCTCGCGGAACTGCTGCACGAATTTCGCGCGTGCGGGATGATCCGCGGGCATCGCCTGCAACATGCGGACGAGGCCGCCGAGCACCCAGCCGTTGCCGCGCGCCCAGAAAACCTTGGCGCCGTTCTTCTCGAGTTTCGGGAAGATGGAGCTGTCGCGGAAATAGAGGCGCTCGCTGCGGTCGTAAAGGTAGTCGGAGGTCACCCACCATTTCGTGACGGCGAACTCGAGATACTTCGCGTCCCCGGTGAACTGCGTGAGCTTGGCCCACGCGGGCGGCGACATGAAGAGCGCGTCGCACCACGACCAGCGGTCGGTGTGGCCGGGATTCTTCTTCGAATCGAAGAGGAGGTTGTCGTCCTTTTGGTGCGCGAGGATGTAGTCGAAGCGCTCGCGCATCGGCGCGATCATGCGCGTGTCCTTGGTCGCGCGATAGAGGTCGGCATAGGTCTGGCCGACCGCGTGGTCGTCGGCGTGGTAGATGCGCTCGCCGAGTTTCCAGGCGTTCCCCTCGCCCATCTTGACCATCGCGTCGCGGAAACGCGGGCTGGGCGAGACCTCAACCAGCGCCATCACGCCGGCGTAGAACGCGGCGTTGTGCCAGTCGGTGGATTTCCACTTGGGCGCGGGATTGGCGAGCTGCCAGTCGGCGACTCGCTCCATCACGGTTAAGGTTGATTCGGTGGCCGGCGCAGCGAGCGCCGCAGACAACAGGAACGCGCAACAGAGGAGTCGTTTCATGCGGAATCAGTTCGGGGTGAGGGTAACGGAAACAGGGGCGCGCGCACGCGCGGCGGCGTTGGCGACGTAGTCTTTCCAAGCCTGGTAAGTGGTGAACTCGCCGGCCTTGGACCAACCGGCGCCGGCGAAGTAGCGGAGCGATTGGCCCGCGGCGACCTTGGCGAGCACGAGTTGGTTGCGATCGTCCTCGGCGAAGCCTTGGAACGCGTCCGAGGCGACGAGGATTGCGGTGCCGAGCGCGCCGTTGGTCTTCTGCTCGACCCATTGCGTGATCGAGCCGTCGGCCGGTGTGGGCGTCGTCGCGATCTTCGGCTCCTGGCCTTTGTCAGCGGGCGTCTTGTTCAGGCCGATGCCGATGACGACTTCCTTCGCACCGGTGATCTGGAAGGTGCTGTCGATCTGATCGAGATTGTGCCCGGCATCGACGGTGAAGCGCTTAACCTCGGAAACCATCACGCCGTTGGCCATCCACGTGTCGTAGGTGAGCTCGAAGATCGCGCGGACCGGACCATTCGCGATGACCTTCCACGATTTGTAGTTTCGGCCAACCCAGAGCGTCTTGCCGTCCCACACGCCGAGGCCGCCGCAGCCGCGCGACGGGCCGACGTTATACATGTCCATGCCCTCGCCCTCGTCCTTGTGGTAGTGGTCGTGGCCCTTGTTATACCAGCGGTCAACGATCGGGTAGCTCACGCGCTTGCACCAGATGTCGAGGCCGCTGGTGACGAGCACTTCCTTGGCGGCACCGTCCGCCGGAGCGGCGAGCGCGGGGCCGTAGGTGCGGTGTCCGATCTTGTCGTTTTCCCAGGCGAAGTCGTCGAGCCGTTCGGGCACGTAGCGCGCGAAGGCTTTTGAAGGAAACACGGGCGCGACGGTCTCGGTTTTCTCGACGGTGAACGTCGCGCTCTTCTCGCCGGCGGCGAAGTCGTGCTGGAAGATCAACTCGCCGTAAGCGATCCCCTCGCCTTTCGGATCCTTGGCCTGCGGGGCGACGTTGGTGACTTGGTAAGGGAGAACGTTGCCTTGCGCGTCCTTCACCGCGATGCGCTGCAGCAACGCGCCGGGGAGGTGTTTGTTGATCTCGGACCACGGGACGGTGATCGTCTCGGACGGGCGGGCGATGTCCAACGCGTGCGTGACGGTGAGCGTGATTTTCTCAGCCGCCAGCAGCGAGCTCGACAGCAAAGCGAGCCCGACGAACAGGAGTTGGGGTTTCATGGAAATTTGGGAAGGAGGCGGGAACTCAGAAAACGAACCGAGGAACCACGAATGGACACGAATGAACACCAATGGTCGTGAGGCGGGCAGCGTTTCGCTCCCATTCGTGTCCATTCGTGTCCATTCGTGGTTTCCACTTCGCCTCAGCGCGCGAGCCAGCCGCCGTCGACGGCGATCGTGTAGCCGTTGACGTAGTCGGACGCGGAGGACGCGAGGAAAACCACGGCACCCTTCAAGTCGTCGGGCGTGCCCCAGCGGCCCGCGGGGATGCGATCGAGGATGGCGGCGGAGCGCTTCTCGTCGGCGCGGAGCGGCGCGGTGTTGTCGGTCGCCATGTAGCCGGGCGCGATCGCGTTGCAGTTGATGCCCTTCGACGCGAGCTCGTTGGCGATGAGGCGCGTCAGGCCTTGCACGGCGCTCTTCGACGCGGTGTAGGACGGCACGCGGATGCCGCCTTGGAACGAGAGCATCGAGGCGATGTTGATGATCTTGCCCGTGCCGCCGCGCGAGACGACGTCGTTGCAGAACGCCTGGCTGAGGAAGAACACGGCGTCGATGTTGATGCCCATTACGTCGTCCCAGTCCTTCTCGGAGAACTTCACGAAGTCCTCGCGGCGGATGATGCCGGCGCAGTTCACGAGGATGTCGAGCGCGGGGAACGTCTGCTTCGCGGTGGCGATGACTTGCGGGATCGACGCGCGATCGCCGAGGTTGCCGACGACGGCGACGGCTTTGCTGCCGAGCGCCTGCACCTGCTTGACGGTGTCGTCCGCGGGCAGGATGTCGACGGCGACGATATTCGCGCCGGCTTCAGCGAGTGCGAGCGCCATGCCTTGACCGAGGCCGCGCGCGGCGCCAGTGACGACGGCGGTTTTTCCGGTGAGTTTGAAGGAGTCGAGGATGTTGCTCATGTGGGTGTGTGCAGGCGGGTGTGAAAATCAGCGCAGCGTCGCGATCGGCGCGGGATCCA
Coding sequences within it:
- a CDS encoding SDR family oxidoreductase, whose translation is MNHHDYLSSLFGLHGKVAVVIGGTGELCGAMAEGLAGAGAEVVLVGRNIDKAQARLDKIAAAGGKAWFYAAEATSKIELEGLRDAVIGRSGRIDIVVNGAGVNSATPYFDITEEEFDRIVRVNLKGVFLGCQVFGKYLVDRGQGGSIINLGSMSGVVPLSRVFTYSATKGAVHNLTLNLAREWAPAKVRVNVLVPGFFPAEQNRKVLTPDRVANIMGHTPMKRFGEARELIGATLLLASDAAGSFITGEELIVDGGYHAMTI
- the pelA gene encoding pectate lyase, yielding MTLRFLALCLVLAAPLGAVESVKWSERLPRDAKWLAGEQGRAIAENLLLYQYPSGGWPKNIDMAKPLTSAERAELEERAHDDATIDNGATTTQIKFLARSYVATQEPRYRAAAERGIDYLLAAQYPNGGWPQYFPLRKGYYTHITFNDDAMVRVLEVLRAVGEGSEPFSWVDDARREKARAAVARGVDCILKCQIVQNGILTAWCAQHDETTFAPAWARKFEPPSIASRESATIVNFLMSLPRPWPEIVRAVDAAVAWFEKTPVHGIRWTEKPTATGMERFAERDPAAPDTWARFYELGTDRPVFMGRDSVVHYDVNEIELERRNGYGWYSEQPRSVLKAYRSWKAKLQP
- a CDS encoding MFS transporter, producing MSRLEEINQQIGRYRWTICALVFFATTVNYLDRNVLGLLKPILSADGVFGADKAAQELNYSTVVICFQFTYAIGMIFAGRFIDWVGTKSGYAYSLIGWSIAAIGHAFGHHTWSFGFWRAALGLTESGNFPAANKTMAEWFPKKERALATGLYNSGANVGAIVAPITVPYIAEWWGWEWAFILTGAVGLLWLFFWYRTYDSPAAKLKNGQLTQAEYDYIHSDKDDAPAAVAGAPVAKVSWFKLLGFRQTWAFFFGKFLTDPIWWFYMFWLPAFLNEENARKITAFKAAHPGFTGPSSEVPGFISWTVAVAVVYSISTVGSIFGGWLPKRFANGGMDLNKARKLSMFIFALGPLTVLFASRLGEIDIWLAVLTIGVACAAHQAWSANIFTTVSDMFPKRAVASVTGIGGMAGGIGGILIARAAGLLLAHYTTLGKIEVGYGILFVVCGTAYIVAWVVMHLLVPKFQLVKLDEA
- a CDS encoding glycoside hydrolase family 88 protein, which codes for MKFTRTLFALAVVFGLVARSLAADAPQKFNGATPLEWSQRLADSEMKRLGNALEAGGSNPRARWDYSPGVLALSLVRLGDTTGNAAYTQFGTRAVASHVNTDGVIAGYKEEDYNIDNIPPGKVLLAAIARGEKSPAYVKAVQALRDQMRRHPRTSEGGFWHKKRYPHQMWLDGLYMASPFLAQYAVEFNEPALFDDVAKQIVLMDAHSYDPATGLFWHAWDEAKAQSWADKQTGYSPHFWSRAIGWYAMAIVDSLDYMPVSQPEIDHIVGILKRLADGVVRWQDPKTGVWWQITNLGTRQGNYLEGSGSSMFVYALAKAVNKGYLPREKYEAAILKGYQGILDTLIKSNSDGSIRLTQICQGAGLGYTMANGRPRDGSFDYYISEPIVDNDAKGTGPFILAGIEVEKMVATKSAAASASFQARGWDDYERVLARIKAPTFPAKDFPITDFGTAAGSPDSSDAITKAIAAANAAGGGRVVIPAGEWFTGAIHLKSNVNLHVSKGATLKFLTDPKKYPIVFTRWEGVELMNVSPLIYAWEQENIAITGEGTLDGQADWDNWWGWNKKEPGVAPRQRIAREKLLKMGETNVPVAERVFGPEDHLRPNFIQPYRCKNILIEGVTIIRSPMWEIHPVLSQNITVRGVKIHSHGPNNDGCDPESSRDILVEDCVFDTGDDCIAIKSGRNGDGRRVGVPTENMVIRNSKMLDGHGGVVLGSECSGGIRNIFVENCEMDSPNLDRALRFKNNAVRGGTLENVFARNIRVGHVGEAVLTIDFRYEEGAKGDFRPIVRNVQLENITSSASPRALYIRGIPNGVIENIRVKNSQFNDLTEPEVVEHAGSVTFTNVTLSPKKMPKGLNSVPSPESK
- a CDS encoding glycoside hydrolase family 88 protein, with the protein product MKRLLCCAFLLSAALAAPATESTLTVMERVADWQLANPAPKWKSTDWHNAAFYAGVMALVEVSPSPRFRDAMVKMGEGNAWKLGERIYHADDHAVGQTYADLYRATKDTRMIAPMRERFDYILAHQKDDNLLFDSKKNPGHTDRWSWCDALFMSPPAWAKLTQFTGDAKYLEFAVTKWWVTSDYLYDRSERLYFRDSSIFPKLEKNGAKVFWARGNGWVLGGLVRMLQAMPADHPARAKFVQQFREMSERIAALQNPDGYWRASMLDPQSYPMQESSGTGFFCYGIAWGINEGILDRAKFEPTVRKAWSALLACVKPDGRLTHVQPVGFTPVTFDENSTEPYGVGAFLLAGREMIRLGQ
- a CDS encoding DUF4861 domain-containing protein, with the translated sequence MKPQLLFVGLALLSSSLLAAEKITLTVTHALDIARPSETITVPWSEINKHLPGALLQRIAVKDAQGNVLPYQVTNVAPQAKDPKGEGIAYGELIFQHDFAAGEKSATFTVEKTETVAPVFPSKAFARYVPERLDDFAWENDKIGHRTYGPALAAPADGAAKEVLVTSGLDIWCKRVSYPIVDRWYNKGHDHYHKDEGEGMDMYNVGPSRGCGGLGVWDGKTLWVGRNYKSWKVIANGPVRAIFELTYDTWMANGVMVSEVKRFTVDAGHNLDQIDSTFQITGAKEVVIGIGLNKTPADKGQEPKIATTPTPADGSITQWVEQKTNGALGTAILVASDAFQGFAEDDRNQLVLAKVAAGQSLRYFAGAGWSKAGEFTTYQAWKDYVANAAARARAPVSVTLTPN
- the kduD gene encoding 2-dehydro-3-deoxy-D-gluconate 5-dehydrogenase KduD; the protein is MLDSFKLTGKTAVVTGAARGLGQGMALALAEAGANIVAVDILPADDTVKQVQALGSKAVAVVGNLGDRASIPQVIATAKQTFPALDILVNCAGIIRREDFVKFSEKDWDDVMGINIDAVFFLSQAFCNDVVSRGGTGKIINIASMLSFQGGIRVPSYTASKSAVQGLTRLIANELASKGINCNAIAPGYMATDNTAPLRADEKRSAAILDRIPAGRWGTPDDLKGAVVFLASSASDYVNGYTIAVDGGWLAR